The following proteins are encoded in a genomic region of Salminus brasiliensis chromosome 17, fSalBra1.hap2, whole genome shotgun sequence:
- the ralbb gene encoding v-ral simian leukemia viral oncogene homolog Bb (ras related), giving the protein MAANKTKGQSSLALHKVIMVGSGGVGKSALTLQFMYDEFVEDYEPTKADSYRKKVVLDGDEVQIDILDTAGQEDYAAIRDNYFRSGEGFLLVFSITEQESFSATSEFREQILRVKSEEDKIPLLLVGNKSDLEDRRQVTVAGAREKAEEWGVQYVETSAKTRANVDKVFFDLMREVRSKKMAENKDKNGKSGKKKKSLKERCTLL; this is encoded by the exons ATGGCTGCCAATAAGACCAAAGGTCAGAGCTCTCTGGCTCTGCACAAGGTCATCATGGTGGGCAGTGGAGGCGTGGGAAAGTCAGCCCTCACGCTGCAGTTCATGTACGACGAG TTTGTAGAGGACTACGAGCCCACCAAAGCAGACAGCTACAGGAAGAAGGTGGTTCTGGACGGAGATGAGGTTCAGATCGACATCCTGGACACAGCTGGGCAGGAGGACTACGCTGCCATCAGGGATAACTACTTCCGCAGTGGAGAGGGCTTTCTACTGGTGTTCTCCATCACTGAGCAGGAGTCGTTCAGCGCTACGTCAGAGTTCAG AGAGCAGATTCTGCGGGTGAAGTCAGAGGAGGATAAGATCCCCTTATTGTTGGTTGGCAACAAGTCCGATTTGGAGGACAGGAGGCAGGTGACTGTGGCTGGTGCCCGCGAAAAAGCCGAGGAGTGGGGGGTGCAGTATGTGGAAACCTCGGCCAAAACGCGCGCCAATGTGGATAAG GTCTTTTTCGACTTGATGAGGGAGGTGCGATCAAAGAAGATGGCTGAGAACAAGGACAAAAACGGAAAGAGTggcaagaagaagaaaagcCTGAAAGAGCGCTGCACGCTGCTTTGA